The DNA sequence GCCGACCAGCGAGGCGAGCCGGCGCAGGAAGACCCGGACCTGCCGGTCGGTGCCGCCGCCGGTGCGGGACAGACTCTCCAGCACCGACTGCACGGTGGTGGTCCAGAAGGTGGCCGGGTTGAGGAGACTGACCAGGACGAAGTAGCCGTCGAGGGCCTGGGCCTTCTCGCGTACCCAGCCGAGCAGGTGGGTCTTGCCGGCGCCCTTCTGCCCCTGCACGACCACCCCGATCGGGCTGGAACCGGGGCTGTCCCGGGCGTCGGCGAGCCCGTCGAGGACGGTGCGTACGACGTCGCGGTGCAGGTCCTCGACGTGGTAGCGGGACGGCTGCCACAGGTCGTCGGGGGTGGGCGCCCAGTTGAACCGCAGCGCGGCGAGGGCGGCGTGTTCCTCCTCGGTCATCGGTTGCCGATCGCCAGGAGGTGCTTCTCCTGGTCACCGATGATCACCGCCGCTGCCCGGTCGACGGTGGAGAGGCTCTTCTGGTTGGACTCGGGCACGATGTGCACGTCGGGCAGCCGGTACATGTGGCGCAGCGTCCGGTCGACGTCGGCGCGGGGCAGGTCGGCGAGGTCGGCCCGGATCAGGGTCAGGCTGACCCAGGCGCCGGGGGCGTCGGCGAGGTCGGCGTACGCGGCGCGGATCCGGGCCTCGGTGTCATCGGCGGCCGGAGCCGGGGCGGTGCGCGGGGCCGGCACCGCCGCGACCGGGGCCGGGGCTGGAGCCGGGGCGTCCTCGTCGCGGTGGAAGACGTCGGCGAGGCTCAGGCCGGCCCGGTCGAGGTGCCGTGGCAGGTTCGCCAGGACCGCGTAGAGCGCGCCGGCGGCCGACCCGGACCGGGGCGGGAGTTCGGCGCCGAGGTGGCCGACGCACCAGGCCCAGCCGCGGTCCTCCAGCAGGTGCGCGAACGCCCGGCCCTGCCGACGGCTGCTGACGAACCGCAGGTCGTTGAGGTGGGTCCGGCTCTTGCCGTCGAGGGTGAGGCCGTACCGCTGCTTCAGCTCGGGATTGGACACCTCCCGCGCCTCGGCCATCAGAGTGATCATGACGGCCTTCTCCGGCAGGGACAGCTTCTCGTCGGTCATTCCGGTTGTCCTTCCAACATGGACCGGCGGCGACCGAGGAGGAACCGCTCGATCTGCGCCGTGACCATCCGCACGTCGTGGAGCACCTGGGCGTTGGTGAAGCGGAGGACAGCGTAGCCGTCCAACTGCAGCCGCACATCCCGCTGCCGGTCGGCCGCGAACCGTACCGCCGACCGGTGTTCCGGCCCGTCGATCTCGACGACGCACCGTTCGGCGGACCACAGCAGGTCCACCCGGACGGGTGGGGCGAGCCCGGATTGGTACGTCGGGTTCCAGGTCCGGCCGGCGGCCCAGGTGGTCGCCGACAGGGCGGCCTCGAGCGCCAGTTCGGCCGGGCTGTCGGCGCGGGGGCGGCCGGCGACCGCCGGTACGACCAGCCGGTCGGGCACGGTTGGGCCGGTGGCGGGGCCGGCCTCCTCGGGGCGGGGGCGAGCCGCCGGGTCGGGTCCGGGCGCCGGGTCGGGCCCGGCCGCCGAAGCCACGTCGGGCAGCGGTACGGTCACGGCCGGCAGATGGTCCACGGTGGCCGGTACGGCGCCGGTGAGCCACACCCCGAACCCGCCCCGGTCGGCGAGCCACTCCCCCGCCGCGACCAGCGCCTCCGCCTGCCCCACCGGCCACTCCTCGGGCACGTCGACGACGACGGCGGTACGGGCCCGGCCGAAGGTCGCGGCGAGCACCCGGGCGAGGCCGGTGGCCCGTACCTCGACGGCGAACCGGCCGGCGCGGACCGGCCGGCCTGGTCCGGGGCCCGGGTCGCCGGGCGGTCCGACCGGTGGCGGGCGCCGGGTGAGCGCCGCCGCGGCCAGGTCTGCCAGGAAGGGCCCGAAGTGGTCGGAGGTGGCGGCGGCCCGCCGGGCGAGGACACGTACCGCCGCAACGTGGGCGCCGCCGGCTCCGGTGATGCCGGCGGCGTCGGGCAGCCAGGCCGGGAACAGGTCGAGGGCCGCCCGTTCCAGTTCGGCCAGGATCGCGTCGACCAGCGTGGCCGGCGAATCGGCCGCGGTGGACGGGCCGGGCCGGTAGACCACGATCGTGGGTGCACCGTCGGGCAGCGGGTCGACCGCCACCGCGACCAGGTCCGCGGACACCCCGACGAGGCGTACGGCGCGACCGGTCGGCAGCCGCGCCCACGTCAGTCCACTGTCCCCCGTCGCGCGAATCCGCCGAGTCTCCTCTTTCCCCGCAGCCGTGACAACCCCGTACCTCGTCACCGGTGCCCGCTGACCGCCGAGCGTGCCCGCACCGCCGGCACGGTGGTGATCGTCTGCGGCTGAGGCGTTCCGGGTACGGCGTGTCGACCGCCTGAACGACAGACGATCGAGGTCGGAGGCCGGGAACCGACGGCCCGGCGACGTGCACGCCCCGCCTGGTGCTGCGGTAGCTCCGGTGCGAGATCCGCGTGATCAGGGACCGCGGCGGGCGACACGCCGACGACACACGGAACGTGGTCCCTGATCACGCGGATCTTGGGGTCAGGAGGATGCGCGCAGGTGGGTCAGGAAGCGGATGAAGTCCTCCTGGTGGATGGGGGGAATCTCGCCGCCGTGGCGGGCCCACCACGTCGGGGTCGGCGGGACGTAGTCGTCGTCGAGGGCGTCGACCTCGAAGTTGTCCCGTTCCCGGGGCAGGAGCATCAGCAGCGGGTTGAGGCGTTCACCGCCCGGCTGCCGGCTGAGGTCCACCAGTGCCTCCCGCCACTTGGCGTAATCGGTCTCGGCCAGCGGGTGCCCGGCCGTCGCGAGCCAGCCGCGCATCTGCCGCCACGTCACCTGGTGCGGGCTGATGAGGTGGTAGCAGCCGCCGACGGCGTCCGGCCGGGCGGCGATGTCGACGATGCCGGCGGCGACCCGGTCGACCGGGGTCAGCGTCATCGAGTAGTCGAAGTCCGGGGCGGCCCCGACCTCGACCGCGGCGGCGATCAGCCGGTTGAACTGGTCGGCCGAGTTCGACGTACCGGTGACGGTGTCCCAGGAGACCTTCGCCATCCGGTGGATGGTGGTCGGCAGCCCGCGCCGGGAGACCTCGCGGACCAGGTTCTCGGCGACCCACTTGCTCTGGCCGTAGCCGTTCGACATCGACGAGGGCGGCTCGGCCTGGATGCTGGACTCGTCGATCCACCGGTCGAAGGCGTCGACCTTGAAGATCGACATCGTCGACACGTGGTGCAGCGGGGTGGTCGGTCCGGTGCAGGCCAGCCGGATGATCTCCCGGGTGCCGTCCACGTTCGTCCGCCGCATCGCCTGGTACGGGTGGACGGCGTTGACGTCGGCGCCGTTGTGGTAGATCGCGCCGACGGTGTCGGCCAGTTCGGCGAAGCGGTCGGCGGACAGCCCGAGGTGCGGTGCCCCGAGGTCGCCGGCGACCACGTCGACCCGGCTGTCGACCTGCGGGTGGTACGCCGACCAGCGGTGCAGCGCGGCGACCAGCCGTTCCCGGGCGTGCTCGTCGGAGGTGCCGCGGACCAGGCAGACCACCCGGTTCGTGGTCCGGTCGAGCAGTTCCCGCAGCAGGAAGGCGCCGACGAAGCCGGTGGCGCCGGTGAGCAGCAGCGGTCCGGTCGGGTCGGCCGGCGGCCCGGCCGGCCGGATCGCCGGGTCGAGTTCGGAGTCGGCGCGCAGCATCCGGTCGAGTTCCTCGGTGCCGCCGCCGAGCAGGTGCCGGACGAGCTGGGCGATCGTCGGGAAGGCGATCGCGTCCATCGGCGACATGGTCAGGCCGAGGTCGGTGGCGGCGGCGACCACCCGCAGCCCGCTCAGCGAGTCGGCGCCGAGGTCGAGCAGGTCGTCGTGGATGCCGATCCGCTCGACGCCGAGCACCCGTTCCCAGATCTCGCAGAGCCGCCGCTCGGTCGCGGTGCGCGGGGCGACGAACTCGGTGCCGAGGTCGGCGCGGGCGCCGTCCGGGGACGGCAGCGCCTTTCGGTCGATCTTGCCGGCGGCGCTGCGCGGGAGGGCGTCGAGCAGGACGAACGTGGCCGGGACCAGGTAGTCGGGCAGGGTCTCGCGCAGGAAGTCGCGCAGGACGGCGCCCGACGGCTGGGTGCCGGCGCCGGCGGCGTACGCGACGAGGCGCCGGTCGCCGTCGGCGCCGGTGTGGGCCACCACGACCGCCTCGTCGACGAAGGGATGGGCCAGCAGTCGGGTCTCGATCTCGCCGGGCTCGATCCGGTAGCCGCGGATCTTGATCTGGTCGTCGACCCGGCCGAGGAACTCCAGGTTGCCGTCGGCGCGGTAGCGGGCCAGGTCGCCGGTGCGGTAGAGCCGGCCGCCGGGCTGCGGCGCGTACGGGTCGGGGACGAACCGTTCGGCGGTCAGCTCGGGCCGGCCGTGGTAGCCGCGGGCCACGCCGGCGCCGCCGATGAACAGCTCGCCGGTGGCGCCGACCGGCACCGGCTGGAGGTGCCGGTCCAGTACGTAGAGGCGGGTGTTGTCGATCGGGCGGCCGATGGCGACCGGCTGGGTGCGGTCCACGTCGGCGGGTACGTCGTGGACGACGCAGCCGACGACGGTCTCGGTGGGTCCGTACTCGTTGACGATCCGGGTGGCCGGGGCCAGCTCCTGCCAGGCGAGGACGGTTTCCAGCGGCAGTTGCTCGCCACCGACGACGAAGGTGCCGACCGCGTCGACGGTGGTGTCGGCCGGCAGCAGCCCGCGCAGCACGTCGAGGTGGCCGGGGGTGAGCTTGACCAGGTCGAACCGGCCGTCGCCGGCGAGCATCCCGGCGACCGCCTCGACCTCGCCGCCGGGCGGCAGCAGGGTCACCGGCCGGCCGGCGACCAGCGGCACCAGCAGGTTGGTGACGGCCAGGTCGAACGCGATCGACCCGAGCATCGGGGCGCCGGTGCCGTCCGGGCCGGTGTACGCGCCGACGGCCCAGGTCAGGTAGTTGGCCAACCCGCCGTGGGTGATCATGACGCCCTTGGGTCGGCCGGTGGAGCCGGAGGTGTAGATGGCGTAGACCAGGCTGTCCGGGCCGGCCGTGCGCGCCGGCGTCGACGCGTCCGCCCCGGCGATCTCCGGCCAGTCGGTGTCCAGGTTGACGACCTGGCCCATGAACGGCGGCAGGTCGTCGGCCAGCCGTTCCTGGGTGAGCAGCACCGCGACGCCGGCGTCCCGCAGCACGTACGCCAGCCGTTCGGTCGGGTGCGACGGGTCCAGCGGCAGGTAGGCGGCGTCGGCCTTGACCACGCCGAGGACCGCGACCAGCATCTCCGGGCCCGGTTCGGCGCAGATGCCGACGAACTGCTCCGGCCCGACGCCGAGGCCGCGCAGGTGGTGGGCGAGCTGGTTGGCGCGGGCGTCGAGTTCGGCGTAGCTGAGGGTGGTGCCGTCGGCGAGGACCGCGGCGGTCGCCGCCGGCTCGGCGGCCGTCTGCCGTTCGAAGAGGGTGGCGAGGTCGGCCGGCGGTCGCGGTACGGCGGTGTCGTTCCACTCGGTGACCAGCCGGCGGCGCTCGTCGGCGGGCAGGTAGGTGGCGAGCGCGTCGCCGTCGGGGTCGGCGGCCATCTCGGTGAGGACCTGCCGGTACATGGCGGCGAGCCGCTCGCCGGCCGGGCGGCTGACCGCGTCGGGGTGCATCCGCAGGTTGATCAGGCCCTGCCGGAAGACGGTGGTGGACAGCTTGAACTCGATCTGGCTGTCGTCGATGCTGGCCGCGAAGTCGACGAGGTCCATGTCGACGGTGCGGAAGTCGAGGTAGTTGAACATGACGTCGACCAGCCGCCGGTTGGCGGACAGCTCGCGCTGCATCGCCGGCATCGGGTAGCGGCGGTGCGGCCAGAGTTCGATCTCCTGGGCGAAGACGTCCCTGACCAGCTGGCGCCAGGTCGGCGCGGTCAGTTCGAACGGGAACGGGACGGTGTTGAGGAACAGGCCGTAGAGCCGGTCGGCGCCGGCGACCTCGGGCCGGGTGTCGCAGACCAGGCCGCCGAAGAAGCGGGGCTCGTCGGTGAGCATGCTCATCACCTTGAGGTGCGCGGCGTGCAGGACCGCCTTGATCGGCACCTCGGCCGTCCTGGCGAGGGCCCGCAGCCCGTCCTCGAGGTCGGCGAACATCACCTCGACGCGCAGCGGGCCGCGCGGTCCGTCGCCGGTGGCCCAGCCGGGCGGCAGGGCGAGCCGGGCGGCGCCCTCGACGGTACGGCGCCAGTAGCCGCGGTCGTCCTCCGAGCGGAGTGACTCCTGCTCGGCGGCGATGAAGTCGGCGAACCGGATGCCGAGTTCCTGCGCCGGCTGCGGCGGCTGGCCGTCGCGGATCTGCCGGTAGTAGGTGAGCAGCTCCATGAGGAGCATGTGGTAGCTCCACCCCTCCATGATGGGGTGGCACTCGGTGATGACCAGCGCCCAGTCGGTGTCGGTGCGTACGACCGCGTGCAGCCGCAGCAGAGCCGGGGTGGCCAGGTCGAACAGGTCGGCCCGCTCGGCGGCCATCCGCTGGCGGATCTGCTCGTCCTGCTCGGCGACGGTGAGGTGGCGCAGGTCGGCGGCGCTGGTCGACAGGTGCGCGGTGCGGTGGATGAGCTGGAGCGGCTGGGAGTAGCCGATCAGGTCGAAGCCGGTACGCAGCACCTCCTGCCGTTCGACGAGCAGGCGTACGGCGGCCTCGAACGCGGGCACGGAGAACTCGGCGTCGTCGCGGATCTGGTACGTGGTGGCGTTGTGGTAGTAGTTCACCTCGCCGCCGCCCATCATCTCGAAGACCATGCCGGCCTGGAGCATCGAGACCGGGAAGGCGTCCTCGACGTCGGCGGGCAGCTTCCGCCGGTCCTCGTCGGAGATCAGGGCGAACGGGGCGACGCCGGCGCGGGCGCCGGCGACGGCGGGCCGCTCCGCGGCGAGTTCGGCGAGTTTCGCGACGGTCGGGTGGGCGAAGACGTCGTCGACGGCGATGTCGAGGCCGGCGTCGCGGAGGTCGCCGACGAGGGCGACGGCCGACAGCGAGTCGCCGCCGAGGTCGAAGAAGTCGTCGTCGACGCCGACCTCGGTGATGCCCAGCACGGTCCGCAGCACGGCGGCCACCTGCTCCTCGACGGCGGTGCGCGGGGCGACCAGTGCCGAGTCGGTGGAGGTGGCGGCCCGGTCGGGGTCGGGCAGGGCGGCGAGGTCCGTCTTGCCGTTGCTGGTCAGCGGCAGTTCGGTCAGCGGCACCAGGTGGGTGGGCACCATGTAGTCGGGCAGGGTGGCGGCCAGCATCTCCCGCAGGTCGGCGATCGGCAGCGCGTCGGGGTTGGTGGTGACGACGTACCCGACCAGGGTCCTGCCGGCCGACCCGGTTCCGCGCAGGGTGACCACGGCGTCGCGGACACCCGGGTGCCGGCGCAGCGCGGCGACGATCTCGCCGGTCTCGACCCGGTAGCCGCGGACCTTGATCTGGTCGTCGACGCGGCCGAGGAACTCGATGTCGCCGCCGGCGAGGACCCGGGCCCGGTCGCCGGTGCGGTAGAGGCGGGCGCCCGGCGGGCCGTACGGGTCGGGGACGAACCGTTCGGCGGTGACCGCCGGCAGGTTGCGGTAGCCGTGCGCGAGCTGGCCGCCGCCGAGGTAGAGGTCGCCGACGACACCGACCGGCTGCGGGCGCAGTTCGGCGTCGAGGCAGTACGCGGTGGTGCCCGGCATGGAGCGGCCGATCGGGAGCAGTTCGGCGGCGGCGGACGGGTCGGCGGGCGGCCCGTCGGCGAAGTACGCGACGTTGGCGACGGTGTTCTCGGTGGGGCCGTACTCGTTGACGATCCTGGTCTTGCCGCCGGCGGCAAGGTCCCACCAGCGGTCGGCGAGGCGGCTGGCGAACCCCTCGCCGCCGACGACGAGGTGGCCGGCGAGCCGGGCGGCCTGGTCGGCGGTGAGCTGGTGGGTGAGCACGTCGAGGTGGCCCGGGGTGAGCTTGACGAAGCTGAACGGGCCGTCGGCGGCCGCCTCGGTCAGGGCCCGGCCGAGGTCGCCGACGGCGAGGTCGGCGGGGAGCAGGTGGACCGGCTGGCCGGCCAGCAGCGGCAGGTAGAGGGTGGTGACGACCAGGTCGAACGCGGTCGACGAGAACAGCGGGGCGCCGCGTCCGTCGGCGGTCAGGTAGGCGTCGGCGGCCCAGGTCAGGTAGTTGGCCAGGCCGCGGTGGCTGACCAGCACGCCCTTGGGCCGGCCGGTGCTGCCCGAGGTGTAGATCAGGTAGGCGACCGCGTCCGGGTCCGGCTCGCCGGCCGGGTCGGTGGCGGGTTCGGCGTCGATGGCGGCCCGGTCGGCGTCGACGAGCAGGACGGGACCGGAGTGGGTGGCGGTGATGCCGGCGTACGCGGTCTGCGTGACGACCAGGGCCGCGCCGGCGTCGCGCAGCACGTACCCGACCCGTTCGGCGGGGTCGCCGGGGTCGACCGGCACGTACGCGGCACCGGCGCGCCACACCCCGAGCAGGGTGGGCAGCAGGTCGGGGCCCCGGCCCAGGCACACGCCGACGACGCTGCCCGGCCCGACGCCGCGGCCGCGCAGGTGGTGGGCGATCCGGTTGGCGCGCTCGTGCAGTTGCGCGTACGTCGTCCGGTCCGGGCCGGCGACGACGGCGGTCTCGTGCGGGCGGTGCCAGGCGTGTTCGGCGACGGCGGCGGTCACCGGGCGCGGTGCCGGCCGGGCGGCCGGGGCCGGGCCGGCGCCGAGCAGCAGCTCCCGCTCGGCCGGGTCGAGGATCTCCAGGGCGGACAGGGTCAGCTCCGGCGCCGTGCAGACCGAGTCGAAGAGGGTGCGCAGGTGGCCGGCGAACCGTTCGACGGTCGCCCGGTCGAACAGCGCGGTCGGGTATTCCAGGACGCCGCGCAGCGACCCGTCGCCCTGCTCGCTCAGCTCCAGCCGCAGGTCGTGCTTTGCCACCGCGCCGACCAGGTCGACAGCCTCGACGTCGAGGCCGGGCATGGTGAACGCCGACGGCGCCGACTCGGCCAGGTCGAACATGACCTGGAACAGCGGGGTACGGGACCGGTCGCGCTTGCGGTCGACGTCGTCGACGAGGAACTGGACCGGCGCCTCCTGGTGCTCCAGCGCGTCCAGGACCGTACGGCGGTTGTCGCGCAGCAGGTCGGCGAAGGACGGGTCGCCGCTCCAGGTGGCGCGCAGCACCACGGTGTTGAGGAAGAAGC is a window from the Polymorphospora rubra genome containing:
- a CDS encoding endonuclease domain-containing protein, which translates into the protein MSADLVAVAVDPLPDGAPTIVVYRPGPSTAADSPATLVDAILAELERAALDLFPAWLPDAAGITGAGGAHVAAVRVLARRAAATSDHFGPFLADLAAAALTRRPPPVGPPGDPGPGPGRPVRAGRFAVEVRATGLARVLAATFGRARTAVVVDVPEEWPVGQAEALVAAGEWLADRGGFGVWLTGAVPATVDHLPAVTVPLPDVASAAGPDPAPGPDPAARPRPEEAGPATGPTVPDRLVVPAVAGRPRADSPAELALEAALSATTWAAGRTWNPTYQSGLAPPVRVDLLWSAERCVVEIDGPEHRSAVRFAADRQRDVRLQLDGYAVLRFTNAQVLHDVRMVTAQIERFLLGRRRSMLEGQPE
- a CDS encoding non-ribosomal peptide synthetase → MNAEITDPARNDADARREALIRQRLAGGRGGRRDTIPHVDRGGRLPVSFGQQRLWFLTMLDPRSPEYLVPLVLRVTGDLDVAALGEAWRRLLVRHEVLRTRYQLADAEPIQVVDPAPDSAAIRFTDLTGLPAADRDRRALDLATADAAEPIDIGLEHPVRVHAIRLAPDRHLLAVVFHHIACDGWSMGVFINDLFTLYLHAIDAPDAPALPEPTVQYADFAAWQRGRLAGAELDRQLGHWRDRLTGLTPLELPTDRPRPAKRDWAGDRVLFTVPADLAGRLRDLGRRHDATLFTVGATAFQVLLSRYSGQRDISVGSAVAGRGRPEVRNLIGFFLNTVVLRATWSGDPSFADLLRDNRRTVLDALEHQEAPVQFLVDDVDRKRDRSRTPLFQVMFDLAESAPSAFTMPGLDVEAVDLVGAVAKHDLRLELSEQGDGSLRGVLEYPTALFDRATVERFAGHLRTLFDSVCTAPELTLSALEILDPAERELLLGAGPAPAARPAPRPVTAAVAEHAWHRPHETAVVAGPDRTTYAQLHERANRIAHHLRGRGVGPGSVVGVCLGRGPDLLPTLLGVWRAGAAYVPVDPGDPAERVGYVLRDAGAALVVTQTAYAGITATHSGPVLLVDADRAAIDAEPATDPAGEPDPDAVAYLIYTSGSTGRPKGVLVSHRGLANYLTWAADAYLTADGRGAPLFSSTAFDLVVTTLYLPLLAGQPVHLLPADLAVGDLGRALTEAAADGPFSFVKLTPGHLDVLTHQLTADQAARLAGHLVVGGEGFASRLADRWWDLAAGGKTRIVNEYGPTENTVANVAYFADGPPADPSAAAELLPIGRSMPGTTAYCLDAELRPQPVGVVGDLYLGGGQLAHGYRNLPAVTAERFVPDPYGPPGARLYRTGDRARVLAGGDIEFLGRVDDQIKVRGYRVETGEIVAALRRHPGVRDAVVTLRGTGSAGRTLVGYVVTTNPDALPIADLREMLAATLPDYMVPTHLVPLTELPLTSNGKTDLAALPDPDRAATSTDSALVAPRTAVEEQVAAVLRTVLGITEVGVDDDFFDLGGDSLSAVALVGDLRDAGLDIAVDDVFAHPTVAKLAELAAERPAVAGARAGVAPFALISDEDRRKLPADVEDAFPVSMLQAGMVFEMMGGGEVNYYHNATTYQIRDDAEFSVPAFEAAVRLLVERQEVLRTGFDLIGYSQPLQLIHRTAHLSTSAADLRHLTVAEQDEQIRQRMAAERADLFDLATPALLRLHAVVRTDTDWALVITECHPIMEGWSYHMLLMELLTYYRQIRDGQPPQPAQELGIRFADFIAAEQESLRSEDDRGYWRRTVEGAARLALPPGWATGDGPRGPLRVEVMFADLEDGLRALARTAEVPIKAVLHAAHLKVMSMLTDEPRFFGGLVCDTRPEVAGADRLYGLFLNTVPFPFELTAPTWRQLVRDVFAQEIELWPHRRYPMPAMQRELSANRRLVDVMFNYLDFRTVDMDLVDFAASIDDSQIEFKLSTTVFRQGLINLRMHPDAVSRPAGERLAAMYRQVLTEMAADPDGDALATYLPADERRRLVTEWNDTAVPRPPADLATLFERQTAAEPAATAAVLADGTTLSYAELDARANQLAHHLRGLGVGPEQFVGICAEPGPEMLVAVLGVVKADAAYLPLDPSHPTERLAYVLRDAGVAVLLTQERLADDLPPFMGQVVNLDTDWPEIAGADASTPARTAGPDSLVYAIYTSGSTGRPKGVMITHGGLANYLTWAVGAYTGPDGTGAPMLGSIAFDLAVTNLLVPLVAGRPVTLLPPGGEVEAVAGMLAGDGRFDLVKLTPGHLDVLRGLLPADTTVDAVGTFVVGGEQLPLETVLAWQELAPATRIVNEYGPTETVVGCVVHDVPADVDRTQPVAIGRPIDNTRLYVLDRHLQPVPVGATGELFIGGAGVARGYHGRPELTAERFVPDPYAPQPGGRLYRTGDLARYRADGNLEFLGRVDDQIKIRGYRIEPGEIETRLLAHPFVDEAVVVAHTGADGDRRLVAYAAGAGTQPSGAVLRDFLRETLPDYLVPATFVLLDALPRSAAGKIDRKALPSPDGARADLGTEFVAPRTATERRLCEIWERVLGVERIGIHDDLLDLGADSLSGLRVVAAATDLGLTMSPMDAIAFPTIAQLVRHLLGGGTEELDRMLRADSELDPAIRPAGPPADPTGPLLLTGATGFVGAFLLRELLDRTTNRVVCLVRGTSDEHARERLVAALHRWSAYHPQVDSRVDVVAGDLGAPHLGLSADRFAELADTVGAIYHNGADVNAVHPYQAMRRTNVDGTREIIRLACTGPTTPLHHVSTMSIFKVDAFDRWIDESSIQAEPPSSMSNGYGQSKWVAENLVREVSRRGLPTTIHRMAKVSWDTVTGTSNSADQFNRLIAAAVEVGAAPDFDYSMTLTPVDRVAAGIVDIAARPDAVGGCYHLISPHQVTWRQMRGWLATAGHPLAETDYAKWREALVDLSRQPGGERLNPLLMLLPRERDNFEVDALDDDYVPPTPTWWARHGGEIPPIHQEDFIRFLTHLRASS